A window from Leptospira meyeri encodes these proteins:
- a CDS encoding fatty acid desaturase family protein has translation MRTISKKLNKDEVEAFGKEVDSLREEVMSKVGKEDADHIRFIYKVYRYTEVLGRGLIHFSFEPISFVAGTLLLATSKIINNMELGHNVLHGQYDWMNDPRFNSRTFEWDIVCDAHQWKFYHNYMHHTFTNVLNKDHDYGYNFTRLTEAQKWKPVHLTQPFTNLFLAMNFQWGIGAHGYRVEHLEIPKKQRNKRSLKDFKAVFFKKIELQVVKDYILFPLLAGLNFPKIILGNMIANLIRNLWTYAVIFCGHFTENAESFSTDEIAGETKAQWYLRQLKGSSNLDGSKLFYTMTGHLSHQIEHHMFPGMPAIRYREVAPRLKEICAKYGQHYNTGSFLKQFASVWKRIIAYSFPDSIAGKLMGNRKVYLEPKGMVSQPSFQISLPTEEKSVTLT, from the coding sequence ATGAGAACGATTAGTAAAAAATTAAACAAAGATGAAGTCGAAGCGTTTGGTAAAGAAGTAGATTCACTCCGAGAAGAAGTAATGTCAAAAGTTGGAAAGGAAGATGCAGATCATATCAGATTCATTTATAAGGTATATCGTTATACAGAAGTTTTAGGCAGGGGACTCATCCATTTTAGTTTTGAACCTATATCTTTTGTTGCTGGAACTTTGTTACTCGCTACATCCAAAATTATCAACAATATGGAACTTGGTCATAATGTGCTTCATGGACAATATGATTGGATGAACGATCCTCGTTTTAACTCAAGGACTTTCGAGTGGGATATTGTGTGCGATGCTCACCAGTGGAAGTTTTATCATAATTATATGCACCACACCTTTACGAATGTTTTGAACAAAGACCATGATTATGGTTATAATTTTACACGTTTGACTGAAGCACAAAAATGGAAACCTGTCCACTTAACACAACCTTTTACTAATCTGTTTCTTGCCATGAACTTTCAATGGGGCATTGGCGCACATGGTTATCGTGTAGAACATTTGGAAATTCCAAAAAAACAGAGAAATAAAAGATCTTTAAAAGATTTTAAGGCAGTATTCTTCAAAAAAATTGAACTACAGGTCGTAAAAGATTATATTTTGTTTCCGTTGCTCGCTGGTTTAAATTTCCCAAAAATCATTTTAGGGAATATGATTGCAAATCTGATCAGAAATCTCTGGACATATGCTGTGATCTTTTGTGGTCACTTTACTGAAAATGCAGAATCCTTTTCAACTGATGAAATTGCCGGTGAAACAAAAGCACAATGGTATTTAAGACAACTCAAAGGTTCGTCAAACCTGGATGGAAGTAAGTTGTTTTATACAATGACTGGTCACTTAAGTCATCAAATAGAACACCATATGTTTCCTGGTATGCCTGCGATACGGTATCGTGAAGTAGCACCTCGTTTGAAAGAAATTTGTGCTAAGTATGGTCAACACTACAATACGGGAAGTTTTCTAAAGCAGTTTGCTTCTGTTTGGAAACGGATCATTGCTTACTCTTTTCCAGATTCCATTGCCGGAAAATTAATGGGAAATCGAAAAGTATATTTGGAACCAAAAGGTATGGTGTCACAACCCAGTTTCCAGATATCCCTTCCTACAGAAGAGAAATCCGTTACTCTCACTTAA